The following coding sequences lie in one Lolium perenne isolate Kyuss_39 chromosome 2, Kyuss_2.0, whole genome shotgun sequence genomic window:
- the LOC127332030 gene encoding probable glucomannan 4-beta-mannosyltransferase 7, whose product MEAGEIGGALLFVLAAAAALATAVSTGAVDFSRPLTVGGRLDFQDTISWFIGVFDGSSSESAGGVSLADVYELWVRVRGGVIAPVLQVAVWVCMVMSVMLAVEAVYNSLVSLGVKVIGWRPEWRFKWEPIAGDDEEKGADAHYPMVLVQIPMYNELEVYKLSIGAACELEWPKDRIIVQVLDDSTDPYIKNLVELECEDWASKGMNIKYTTRSGRKGFKAGALKKGMEYDYAKQCEYVAIFDADFQPEQDFLLRTVPFFVHNPKVALVQARWTFVNDTASLLTRVQKMFFDYHFKVEQEAGSATFSFFSFNGTAGVWRAAAIKEAGGWKDRTTVEDMDLAVRATLKGWKFIYVGDIRVKSELPSTYKDYCRQQFRWSCGGAHLFRQVAKDILAAKDVSVVKKFHMLYSFFLVRRVVAPTVTCILYNIILPISVMVPELFIPVWGIAYIPMVLLVVTAIRHPKNIHILPFWILFENVMTMHRLRAALAGLFELSEFNEWAVTKKVGNNFEDTDVPLLQKTRKRIRDRVNFREMLFAAFLFFCASYNLVFPGKTSYYFNLYLQGLAFVFLGLNFTGTCTWCQ is encoded by the exons ATGGAGGCTGGAGAaatcggcggcgccctcctcttcgtcctcgccgccgccgcggccctcgcgaccgccgtctccaccggcgCCGTCGATTTCAGCCGCCCACTCACCG TGGGCGGGCGGCTGGACTTCCAGGATACCATTTCGTGGTTCATCGGCGTCTTCGATGGCTCCTCGTCGGAGTCAGCCGGCGGCGTGTCGCTGGCGGATGTGTACGAGCTGTGGGTGCGCGTGCGGGGCGGCGTGATCGCGCCGGTGCTGCAGGTGGCCGTGTGGGTGTGcatggtcatgtcggtgatgctggcGGTGGAGGCCGTGTACAACAGCTTGGTCAGCCTCGGCGTCAAGGTCATTGGCTGGCGGCCCGAGTGGCGGTTCAAGTGGGAGCccatcgccggcgacgacgaggagAAGGGGGCCGACGCCCACTACCCCATGGTCCTGGTGCAGATACCCATGTACAATGAGCTGGAG GTGTACAAGCTGTCGATAGGGGCGGCATGTGAGCTCGAGTGGCCAAAGGATAGGATAATTGTCCAAGTGCTGGATGATTCCACCGATCCGTATATCAAG AATTTGGTGGAGCTTGAATGCGAAGACTGGGCGAGCAAGGGTATGAATATTAAGTATACCACGAGAAGCGGCCGCAAGGGGTTTAAAGCAGGAGCCCTGAAGAAAGGAATGGAATATGACTACGCCAAGCAGTGTGAATACGTTGCTATATTTGATGCTGATTTCCAGCCTGAACAAGACTTTCTTCTCAGGACAGTCCCCTTCTTTGTACACAATCCAAAAGTTGCTCTTGTTCAAGCTCGGTGGACCTTCG TGAATGACACAGCAAGCCTGTTGACAAGGGTACAAAAGATGTTCTTCGATTACCACTTCAAAGTCGAGCAAGAAGCGGGATCAGCAACCTTTTCCTTCTTCAGTTTCAATG GAACTGCTGGAGTATGGCGTGCAGCAGCCATCAAGGAGGCAGGGGGTTGGAAGGACCGCACTACAGTTGAAGATATGGACTTGGCAGTTCGAGCAACCCTAAAGGGTTGGAAATTTATATATGTCGGGGATATCAGA GTTAAGAGTGAATTGCCATCCACTTACAAGGACTACTGCCGACAGCAATTCCGGTGGTCCTGTGGTGGTGCACATTTATTCCGACAAgtagcaaaagatattttggctgcTAAA GATGTATCTGTCGTCAAGAAGTTCCATATGCTCTATAGTTTCTTTTTGGTGCGGAGAGTTGTGGCCCCTACGGTCACATGTATTCTCTACAATATCATACTTCCAATATCAGTCATGGTACCAGAACTATTCATACCAGTCTGGGGCATCGCCTATATTCCCATGGTACTTTTAGTGGTCACAGCGATAAGACATCCCAA AAATATACACATATTGCCATTTTGGATTTTGTTCGAGAATGTGATGACCATGCATCGCCTGAGAGCTGCACTGGCTGGTCTATTTGAATTATCGGAGTTTAACGAGTGGGCCGTGACAAAGAAGGTAGGAAACAATTTTGAAGACACTGATGTTCCCTTGCTCCAGAAAACCAGGAAAAGAATAAGAGACAG GGTGAACTTTCGTGAGATGCTATTTGCAGCGTTTCTTTTCTTCTGTGCATCATACAACCTTGTATTCCCTGGGAAGACTAGCTACTATTTTAATCTCTATCTCCAAGGATTAGCATTTGTATTCCTAGGGCTAAACTTCACTGGCACTTGCACATGGTGTCAATGA